From Eretmochelys imbricata isolate rEreImb1 chromosome 17, rEreImb1.hap1, whole genome shotgun sequence, a single genomic window includes:
- the LOC144276520 gene encoding C-C motif chemokine 3-like: protein MKVCVAAFAVLLFAALCSQVHSQLDGVNTPTSCCFSHVAKPIPRSLVVKYRHTSSKCSLPAVIFTTKKGREVCSDPNARWVQEHVKHVKQN from the exons TTCTCCTCTTCGCTGCCCTCTGCTCCCAGGTCCATTCTCAGCTTG ATGGCGTCAACACCCCAACTTCCTGCTGCTTCAGCCATGTTGCCAAGCCAATCCCACGGAGCCTTGTGGTGAAGTACCGGCACACCAGCAGCAAGTGCTCCTTGCCGGCTGTAAT CTTTACCACGAAAAAAGGCCGGGAAGTCTGCTCCGATCCCAACGCACGATGGGTCCAGGAGCATGTCAAGCACGTGAAACAAAACtga